The following proteins come from a genomic window of Malus sylvestris chromosome 4, drMalSylv7.2, whole genome shotgun sequence:
- the LOC126618970 gene encoding F-box protein PP2-B15-like, whose protein sequence is MNFDHLPEDCFAHILSFTSPGDACRSSLVSSSFRATADADSVWRKFLPSDHKQILSRFVSPIAYSSSKDLFMKLCSPNLIDGGDKMFFVEKSTGKKCYMLSARDLSISWGSHPLYWTWRPCLQSRFAEVAELRTIWWLEICGTTNTQMLSPKTAYGAYLIIKIANRAYGLDTLPSEVSLEVGSYKSQGSIYLSKRNDIKSGKQASSEHEHFPKVVRASRSRVLDEDRGGSNRGDGWMEVEIGSFYNGECDEKDVRMSLREVKGVHLKAGLIVEGIELRPKQ, encoded by the exons ATGAATTTCGATCACTTGCCTGAAGACTGCTTCGCGCACATTTTATCGTTCACGTCTCCGGGCGACGCATGTCGTTCCTCGTTAGTTTCATCGTCCTTTCGGGCCACGGCGGATGCCGATAGTGTGTGGCGGAAATTCTTGCCGTCAGACCACAAACAGATTCTATCCAGATTTGTGAGTCCCATAGCTTATTCATCTAGCAAAGATTTGTTTATGAAGTTATGCAGTCCAAACCTAATCGACGGTGGTGATAAG ATGTTCTTCGTAGAGAAATCAACAGGTAAAAAATGCTACATGTTAAGTGCAAGGGACCTTTCAATTTCATGGGGCAGTCATCCACTGTACTGGACCTGGAGACCTTGTCTTCAATCAAG ATTTGCAGAGGTGGCTGAGCTTAGAACAATTTGGTGGCTGGAAATATGCGGCACAACAAATACTCAAATGCTATCACCAAAAACTGCCTATGGGGCCTATCTTATTATAAAGATAGCCAATCGTGCTTACGGGTTAGACACTTTGCCTTCTGAGGTTTCACTTGAAGTTGGTAGTTATAAATCACAAGGTTCAATTTACTTGAGCAAACGCAATGATATAAAAAGTGGGAAGCAAGCCTCATCAGAACACGAACATTTTCCGAAGGTAGTAAGAGCTTCGAGGTCGAGGGTTCTCGACGAAGATCGCGGCGGCAGCAATCGCGGGGATGGATGGATGGAGGTTGAAATAGGAAGCTTTTACAATGGTGAGTGTGATGAGAAGGATGTAAGGATGAGCCTAAGAGAAGTGAAGGGTGTCCATCTTAAGGCTGGACTTATTGTTGAGGGAATTGAGCTTAGGCCTAAACAATAA